Sequence from the Stenotrophomonas sp. 364 genome:
CTTGTCTGCCGTTGCTCCGGCTATTCCCTTGCGCACCGACCCTTTGTGCAGGTGCGTCGCGTGTGGGTTGGCGGTGGCGGTGGCGGAGCTTACATGCACGCACTTGCAGCGTGCCCTGCCAACCCACACACGACGCGCCCGCCCCACCCAGGACAACGCAGCCCAAGGTTTTCGGCTTCGGCTCTGGCTTTGAACCTGGACGTGGCTCCGGACGTTGCCCTTCGCTCTTGAATTCCACCCCTCCCCCCCCATCAAAGGGAAGGCGAAGGAAGACTGAAAGCCAGGCGCCATAAGGGTTTAGCCCCAGCAATCGCGCGCATTAACAAAACGTTACGCCGAAAGCGCTATCATCTTTCGGCGTCAATGCGCAATGCGCACGTCGTCCCGGGCCTCGTACAGGCCACCGTCCTTCTCGATGCTGCCGCCCTGGACATGTCCCGGGCGCCGGGATCGCTTTTACGCTGTGATCCGGCTCGTTCCCAGCATGTAGCGCCCTGAGCCGCCAAGAGATATCCGATTGGGCGAACGCCTGGTTGTACCAGCCCCAGTTACCGCTGCCGAACCCGACCCCATCGACTGCCGCCGTTGTGACGCGGTCTGTTGCCGGATGTCGGTGACCGTCATGCCCGACGACAACGTACCCAGCTACCTGCTGGATACCGATGAAGCCGGCCGCACCGTCATGGCGCGCAACGACGAAGGCTGGTGCGCCGCCATCGATCCCTATCACCTGCGCTGCACCATCTACTCGCAGCGTCCCGCCATCTGCCGCCAGTTTGACATGGGCGGCGATGACTGCCGCCTTGTGCGGCAGGAGTACCGTCGGCAACAGCACGATCTGTCGACGCTTTTTCCCTCGTTCCACCCATGACAGGAGCATCCATGGCTCGTACGCCAAAGACCTCCCCCAAGGCAGGCAACACCGTTCGCGTCGACCGTAAGCAGGGTTCCAGCACGGCCGTCAACAGCACCAGCATCGCAGCCGACCTGGCCGCGTTCCGCAAGGGCGGTGGCAAGATCGAAGTGCTCGGCAACACCCTGGCACTGAAGAAAACCGGCTGACCTGCAGCCGTCCGCACCGGCCCCGTGCCGGTGCGGAGGCCGCACTCAACGCCCGCCCAGGCCTACCCGCACGCTGCCCGAATGGGCATTGATCGCGATGTCGCCATCGCCGCCGCCCAATTTTGCATCCAGGCTCCGGCCCGGCCCGTACCGCGGCCGTTCCACCGTGCCCGAATCGGACTGGATGTCGCCGCTGAAGGTCTTCACGCTCAGCTGCGCCGACACCGACCGCGGCAGCTGCAGCCCGATCGAGCCGCTCACCGTCTGCAACGTCACCTTGCCGCCCGGCGCCAACCCTGCTGCCGACACCGTCAGGCTGCCCGACACGGCTTCGGCGGACAGCCGCTGCACGCGGCCCGCGTCCACTTTGATGCTGCCCGACACCGTTTCCAGCGCCACCTCGCCCGAGGCGCCGCCACCGGCCTGGATCCCGCCGCTGACCGCACGCAGATCCAGCCGCGGCGTCTGCACCTGCGAACGGATCCCGCCACTGACCGTGGTCAACGCCGTCTCGGCGCTGCGCCCGGCGGCAGCGATGCTGCCGCTCACTGCGTTGGCCTGCAGCCGCCGCACGTCCACGTCGGCCACCTCGATGTCCGCGCTCACCGTGCCCAGCTGCACCTCCACCGCACGCGGCACGCGCAGTTCCAGCGTCGCGCCTCCGTTGCTCCGGCCGCGCGG
This genomic interval carries:
- a CDS encoding YkgJ family cysteine cluster protein yields the protein MPDDNVPSYLLDTDEAGRTVMARNDEGWCAAIDPYHLRCTIYSQRPAICRQFDMGGDDCRLVRQEYRRQQHDLSTLFPSFHP
- a CDS encoding DUF4097 family beta strand repeat-containing protein, translated to MHHSLRLIAALALLLPLAAQAATRVDERAPLGAGGRVEVSNIAGKVSVRGWDRNEVALSGSMADGLTLKQDRSANRVRWEVVYPRGRSNGGATLELRVPRAVEVQLGTVSADIEVADVDVRRLQANAVSGSIAAAGRSAETALTTVSGGIRSQVQTPRLDLRAVSGGIQAGGGASGEVALETVSGSIKVDAGRVQRLSAEAVSGSLTVSAAGLAPGGKVTLQTVSGSIGLQLPRSVSAQLSVKTFSGDIQSDSGTVERPRYGPGRSLDAKLGGGDGDIAINAHSGSVRVGLGGR